In the Paraflavitalea devenefica genome, one interval contains:
- a CDS encoding tetratricopeptide repeat protein → MKILTTIFLLLAANATWAQHTYEELSDKAFDFYLHKNKFDSALFYYRQIDQLFPDERPVYTNGQIATCYLKLGDTSKAEKYYLRCLSFDKSLDSVGLSQTRASFALFDIYYARQQFRQALTYLEYTKTKFKPLRPLCQGTHGGYEQKLTFAYKKSLCLYGLGEKDSAISALAPYIFRPVWDVYLDSVEYETMSRYFVNTVFELYGKTKAKAHLQDALNQLVYKTHYDEQSGMIFFAADCSIRFLNTTISLYPGGGCQVDKKGDIPEYYSKETLLKEFVDSPAYQYIMTDDLITILDR, encoded by the coding sequence ATGAAAATACTGACTACCATATTCCTCCTTTTAGCAGCGAATGCCACCTGGGCACAGCATACCTATGAGGAGCTGTCAGACAAAGCATTTGACTTTTATTTACATAAAAACAAGTTTGACTCAGCCTTGTTCTATTACCGGCAAATAGATCAGCTATTCCCGGATGAACGGCCGGTATATACTAACGGGCAGATAGCAACTTGTTATTTGAAATTGGGAGACACGTCGAAAGCAGAAAAATACTACCTCCGTTGTTTGTCATTTGATAAAAGTCTGGACTCAGTGGGGCTCTCTCAGACGCGTGCTAGTTTTGCTTTATTTGATATTTACTACGCACGACAACAGTTCAGACAGGCCCTGACCTACCTGGAATACACAAAAACAAAGTTCAAACCACTGAGGCCCTTGTGCCAGGGTACACATGGAGGATATGAACAAAAGCTGACATTCGCTTACAAAAAATCACTGTGCCTTTACGGACTTGGAGAAAAAGATAGTGCCATCAGTGCACTGGCCCCTTATATATTCAGGCCAGTCTGGGATGTATACCTCGATTCGGTGGAGTATGAAACAATGTCCCGGTATTTTGTCAATACGGTTTTCGAATTATATGGTAAAACAAAGGCAAAAGCACATCTTCAGGACGCATTGAACCAATTGGTCTATAAAACTCACTATGACGAGCAGTCAGGTATGATCTTTTTCGCCGCAGATTGCTCTATCAGATTTCTAAACACAACAATAAGCCTTTATCCAGGTGGGGGGTGCCAGGTAGATAAAAAAGGAGATATCCCGGAATATTATTCAAAAGAGACCTTATTGAAAGAATTTGTTGACTCTCCTGCCTATCAATATATCATGACGGATGACCTTATTACTATTTTGGATAGATAG
- the bioA gene encoding adenosylmethionine--8-amino-7-oxononanoate transaminase, whose product MPNSLKARDKQVIWHPYTPQKYMPDPIPIVKGEGCYLTDADGNRYIDAISSWWVTIHGHAHPYIAEKLYEQAKTLEQVIFAGFTHEPAVRLAERLLNVLPGQFSRIFYSDNGSTATEVALKMALQYWWNKDHKKRNKVLAFNNSYHGDTFGAMSVSDRSVFTRAFHEKLFEVVFIDTPAVGPANGREQSAVDSQQWASIPWDEVACIIYEPLVQGAGGMLMYEAAGLNALLKQCREQGVICIADEVMTGFGRTGKLFASSYMEEQPDIICLSKGLTGGTMALGVTACTHRIYEAFLQDDTLKTFFHGHSFTANPLACAAALASLDLLEKETCLRSIERIGQQHQQFAASLATAFPSATKNIRSLGTLFAFEIVQGKDEYLNTIGKVITQKALSKGVYIRPLGNTVYLMPPYCITENELNKVYEVIRELLGELQTIYPK is encoded by the coding sequence ATGCCAAATTCATTGAAAGCCAGGGACAAACAAGTGATCTGGCACCCATATACCCCGCAAAAATACATGCCGGATCCGATTCCCATAGTAAAAGGTGAAGGATGTTATTTAACGGATGCAGACGGTAACCGCTATATAGATGCTATCAGTAGCTGGTGGGTAACTATTCATGGTCATGCGCACCCTTATATTGCAGAAAAATTATATGAGCAGGCAAAGACGCTGGAACAGGTAATTTTTGCCGGTTTTACCCATGAACCGGCGGTAAGACTGGCAGAACGCCTGCTAAATGTGCTGCCCGGCCAATTTTCCCGTATTTTTTACTCCGATAATGGTTCCACCGCCACGGAAGTAGCCCTGAAAATGGCCCTCCAGTACTGGTGGAACAAGGACCATAAAAAACGCAATAAAGTACTGGCTTTCAATAATTCTTACCACGGCGACACTTTTGGCGCCATGAGCGTAAGCGACCGCAGCGTATTTACCCGGGCCTTCCATGAAAAGCTGTTTGAGGTGGTGTTTATAGATACACCGGCAGTCGGTCCCGCCAACGGGCGGGAGCAATCGGCAGTGGATAGTCAGCAATGGGCGTCTATCCCCTGGGATGAGGTGGCCTGTATTATTTATGAGCCCCTGGTGCAGGGAGCGGGCGGCATGCTAATGTATGAAGCGGCCGGACTGAATGCCTTGCTGAAACAATGCCGGGAACAAGGGGTGATCTGTATTGCCGATGAGGTGATGACGGGATTTGGCAGAACGGGTAAGTTGTTTGCCTCTTCCTACATGGAAGAACAGCCAGATATCATTTGTCTGTCGAAAGGGCTTACCGGCGGCACCATGGCATTGGGGGTAACAGCCTGCACCCACCGTATTTATGAAGCCTTCCTGCAGGACGATACCCTGAAAACATTTTTCCATGGCCACTCTTTTACCGCCAATCCGCTGGCCTGCGCGGCTGCCCTGGCCAGCCTGGACCTGCTGGAAAAAGAAACCTGCCTCCGCAGCATTGAGCGTATCGGGCAGCAGCACCAGCAGTTTGCCGCTTCCCTGGCAACGGCTTTTCCTTCGGCTACCAAAAACATCCGTTCTTTAGGTACGCTGTTCGCGTTTGAGATTGTACAGGGAAAGGATGAATACCTGAATACGATCGGTAAGGTGATCACGCAAAAAGCGCTGTCCAAAGGCGTTTACATACGTCCGCTGGGCAACACGGTATACCTGATGCCGCCCTATTGTATTACAGAAAATGAATTGAATAAAGTGTATGAGGTGATCAGGGAGCTATTGGGGGAGCTACAGACTATCTATCCAAAATAG
- a CDS encoding SRPBCC family protein, which translates to MRFVKLGLISIVALSIVIFLLSLLIPSQVRISRAINITAPKDSIIHQLSDLRQWQQWNEFTGSPEITNPRYSNNAFTSDNLQVQLVLVKTDTITTLWRQQGGREIASGFTLHQAGNTAVVQWYFDFRLKWYPWEKFASIIFDKQLGPSMEQSLAALKKTLEKTP; encoded by the coding sequence ATGCGTTTTGTAAAATTAGGGTTGATCAGTATCGTAGCATTATCTATAGTGATATTCCTCCTGTCGCTGCTCATCCCTTCGCAGGTGCGTATCTCCCGGGCTATCAACATCACCGCGCCGAAAGACAGCATCATCCACCAACTGTCCGATCTGCGGCAATGGCAGCAGTGGAATGAATTCACCGGGAGCCCTGAAATAACCAATCCCCGGTATAGTAACAATGCCTTTACCAGTGATAACCTGCAGGTGCAACTCGTGTTGGTAAAAACAGATACCATTACTACGTTATGGCGGCAGCAAGGTGGCAGGGAAATTGCAAGTGGATTTACATTGCATCAGGCCGGTAATACGGCTGTTGTGCAATGGTATTTTGATTTCCGGTTAAAATGGTACCCCTGGGAAAAATTCGCCAGCATTATTTTTGATAAGCAATTAGGACCGTCAATGGAGCAATCCCTTGCCGCCCTCAAAAAGACGCTGGAAAAAACGCCCTGA
- a CDS encoding RNA polymerase sigma factor — MDYHRLVKECLKGRPEAQRQLYEHFAEGMLGICYRYTKSMTDAEDVLQEGFIKVFKHLDQYKFEGELGGWIRRIMVNTALNYLKKNSRYQTDLAYFDTSLHPVSADNPEVKLLAKDLAELIRQLPTGYQTIFNLHAVEGFSHVEIGKMLGINEGTSRSQYARARALLITWLRKQNMETKNETYVRP; from the coding sequence ATGGATTATCACAGGCTGGTAAAAGAATGTTTGAAAGGGCGACCGGAGGCCCAGCGACAACTCTACGAGCATTTCGCCGAGGGTATGTTGGGCATCTGCTATCGGTATACCAAGTCTATGACGGATGCGGAAGACGTATTACAGGAAGGATTTATCAAAGTATTCAAACACCTGGACCAATATAAGTTTGAAGGCGAATTAGGGGGATGGATACGGCGTATTATGGTGAATACAGCGCTCAATTACCTGAAAAAGAACAGCCGTTACCAAACCGACCTTGCCTATTTCGACACAAGCCTGCATCCCGTGTCGGCTGATAACCCCGAAGTGAAACTACTTGCCAAGGACCTGGCAGAACTGATACGCCAGTTGCCCACCGGTTACCAGACAATTTTTAACCTGCATGCAGTAGAAGGTTTTTCTCATGTAGAAATCGGGAAGATGCTCGGTATTAACGAAGGCACTTCCCGTTCACAATATGCCCGTGCCCGTGCTTTGCTCATCACCTGGTTGAGAAAGCAGAATATGGAAACCAAAAATGAAACTTATGTCCGACCATGA
- a CDS encoding xylulokinase yields MKYLLGFDIGSSSVKVALIEIANGKIAATAFSPADEMPIAAPKTGFAEQDPDRWWQELQHALQKVRQQVAFQGDEVAAIGISYQMHGLVCVDKAGKPLRPSIIWCDGRAVAYGNKAFEALGEDFSLSNFLNSPGNFTASKLKWVKENEPELYKKIHKVMLPGDYIALRLTGEATTTVSGLSEGILWNFKTRSVAKELLQYYGIDENLLSSMVPTFGEQGRLTAEAAGILHLKAGIPVSYRAGDQPNNAYSLNVLQPGEVAATAGTSGVVYGVTDKVEYDPKSRVNTFVHVNHTDAQPRYGILLCVNGTGILNSWLRKNFFAAASYADMNALAAAVSPGADGLQFFPFGNGAERVLENKDMGAMLRGLQFNRHDRGHVARAAQEGIVFSLQYGMEVMQQMGMQLKTIRAGHANMFLSEVFGKVFANTTGCTVELYNTDGAAGAARAAGVGAGIYPDFVSCFTGMNVIKKLEPEKGLQEQYRNIYGAWKHMLQSNL; encoded by the coding sequence GTGAAATATTTACTTGGTTTTGATATTGGCTCTTCCTCCGTTAAGGTCGCTTTAATAGAAATAGCCAATGGTAAAATAGCGGCCACGGCCTTTTCCCCTGCTGATGAAATGCCCATTGCAGCCCCTAAAACCGGGTTTGCCGAACAGGACCCCGACAGGTGGTGGCAGGAACTGCAGCATGCCCTGCAAAAAGTACGGCAGCAGGTTGCTTTCCAGGGCGATGAAGTAGCTGCTATTGGTATCTCTTACCAGATGCATGGCCTTGTTTGCGTGGACAAAGCAGGAAAGCCTTTGCGTCCCTCCATTATCTGGTGCGATGGCAGGGCTGTAGCATACGGCAATAAAGCCTTTGAAGCATTGGGCGAAGATTTCAGTCTATCCAACTTCTTAAACTCTCCGGGCAACTTTACGGCCTCCAAGCTAAAGTGGGTCAAAGAAAATGAGCCGGAGCTCTATAAAAAAATACACAAGGTGATGCTGCCGGGTGATTACATCGCCCTGCGCCTGACCGGTGAAGCGACCACTACGGTTTCCGGATTGTCGGAAGGCATCCTGTGGAACTTCAAAACAAGGTCCGTCGCCAAAGAATTACTGCAGTATTATGGTATAGACGAAAACCTCTTATCATCCATGGTGCCCACGTTTGGTGAGCAGGGTAGGTTAACGGCCGAAGCTGCCGGCATCCTGCACCTGAAAGCAGGTATACCGGTGAGTTACCGGGCTGGCGATCAGCCCAATAATGCTTATTCGCTCAATGTACTGCAACCCGGTGAAGTAGCCGCTACAGCCGGTACTTCGGGTGTGGTGTATGGGGTAACGGATAAGGTGGAATATGATCCTAAATCGAGGGTGAATACTTTTGTACATGTGAACCATACCGATGCGCAACCCCGTTATGGCATACTACTATGTGTAAATGGTACCGGCATCCTCAATAGCTGGCTGCGGAAAAACTTCTTTGCTGCGGCCAGCTATGCCGATATGAATGCATTGGCAGCCGCCGTATCGCCTGGTGCGGATGGCCTGCAATTCTTCCCTTTTGGCAATGGGGCCGAACGTGTATTGGAGAACAAGGATATGGGCGCTATGCTGCGTGGATTGCAGTTCAACAGGCACGACCGCGGGCATGTGGCCCGGGCTGCCCAGGAAGGTATTGTATTCTCCTTACAATACGGTATGGAAGTGATGCAGCAAATGGGCATGCAGTTAAAAACCATCCGGGCAGGCCATGCCAATATGTTCCTCAGTGAAGTGTTTGGTAAAGTGTTTGCCAATACTACCGGATGTACGGTGGAGCTGTACAATACAGATGGCGCTGCCGGCGCCGCCCGGGCGGCTGGTGTAGGAGCAGGTATCTATCCCGACTTTGTATCCTGCTTTACCGGCATGAACGTGATCAAAAAACTGGAACCGGAGAAAGGCCTGCAGGAGCAGTATAGAAATATTTATGGAGCATGGAAGCATATGTTACAATCAAATCTATAA
- a CDS encoding YdeI/OmpD-associated family protein, with translation MEKPLVNKKYRLQRMPGKGGWTYIVIKEITPDMRGKRGMVQVKGLIDDYELKPFNLMPMTNGSMFMPVKVEIRKQIKKSEGDQVKLVLYADDDPLDIPPDLLECLRDEPAAHKTFYGFPESEQKQYIDWIYSAKKEETRVERIAEAINRLTRGLTFRDK, from the coding sequence ATGGAGAAGCCGCTGGTGAATAAAAAGTACAGGCTGCAAAGAATGCCCGGCAAAGGGGGCTGGACCTACATCGTTATAAAAGAAATAACACCTGATATGCGGGGGAAAAGGGGTATGGTGCAGGTAAAGGGACTTATTGATGATTATGAGCTGAAACCCTTTAACCTGATGCCCATGACCAATGGCAGCATGTTTATGCCCGTAAAGGTGGAGATCCGTAAGCAGATAAAAAAAAGTGAAGGCGACCAGGTGAAGCTGGTATTGTATGCCGACGATGATCCCCTGGATATCCCACCCGACCTGCTGGAATGCCTGCGGGATGAACCCGCTGCCCACAAAACATTTTATGGGTTTCCCGAAAGTGAGCAGAAACAATATATTGACTGGATCTACAGCGCCAAAAAAGAAGAAACCCGGGTAGAACGGATAGCTGAAGCTATTAACCGCCTTACCCGGGGACTGACATTCAGGGATAAATAA
- a CDS encoding outer membrane beta-barrel protein encodes MSDHDFEKQVQLKMEQLRLRPSNAVWAGVEKNIRRDKRRRRMIIWIPLLLLFMGAGGYIALQGTSRSAKQDLVQQSTPASAASSTQNDNLSAKTSTQTPDHTTPAHPSKDNSSVPSGNQATGTTTGETAKAVLAPAGDHNQPSVAAHTADPVKTDKAVTIKRSETPVKKNTRKPVINDQARVYTTVIKHPVRKTKKDNPPVTHVPVITDKLADAQQQTTEQIDSAALAINNDTKQVDSAVVVSSVTADSSIAAVTGIDSAVSNSTVAATNTIDSAAINKKVVTASLSDSPVVTIAKVQPEKKKKSSKWQWGIQAEAGYSGVTDDGLFSLEKEAPVADLAAAPQFGGNTITYAPQFPRPVTKPSSITMGPAFSVGGFVQRTLSKRLSLSAGLQYSYLSSRMVVGSKVNSNRTVNRAPSTSQLVSSYYNGNYSQEYTNKYHFIELPITLHTRLNKGKRLPLVWDAGFSVSKLLTTTALHYDGLGGVYYEDNALFNKLQWAVSTGFNFGLFPQSKHPVMIGPMIRYNVSDLLKKDYAIGQYLWSAGLRASVLIKK; translated from the coding sequence ATGTCCGACCATGATTTTGAAAAACAGGTACAGCTAAAGATGGAGCAGCTCAGGCTGCGCCCGTCCAATGCTGTGTGGGCCGGGGTGGAAAAGAATATCCGCAGGGATAAACGCCGCCGCCGGATGATTATATGGATTCCGTTATTACTCCTGTTCATGGGGGCCGGAGGATATATTGCCCTGCAGGGAACATCCCGTTCTGCCAAACAGGACCTGGTACAACAATCAACGCCTGCATCCGCTGCCTCTTCCACACAAAATGATAATCTATCGGCCAAAACATCTACACAGACACCTGACCATACTACTCCTGCCCATCCTTCAAAAGATAATAGTTCCGTGCCTTCCGGCAACCAGGCTACCGGCACCACGACCGGCGAAACTGCCAAAGCAGTGCTTGCACCCGCTGGTGATCATAACCAGCCGTCAGTAGCAGCCCACACCGCTGATCCCGTGAAGACAGACAAAGCCGTAACAATAAAGCGATCAGAAACGCCTGTTAAAAAGAATACGCGTAAGCCGGTTATCAATGACCAGGCCCGTGTATATACAACAGTGATAAAGCACCCGGTGCGGAAAACGAAAAAAGACAATCCGCCGGTTACTCATGTGCCGGTGATCACGGATAAGCTGGCTGACGCACAACAACAAACAACTGAACAGATTGATAGTGCAGCCCTGGCCATAAACAACGATACAAAACAAGTGGATTCGGCCGTAGTAGTGTCATCTGTTACAGCCGATAGCAGTATCGCTGCCGTTACCGGCATTGACAGTGCGGTAAGTAATAGCACCGTGGCTGCAACAAATACGATAGACAGTGCCGCTATCAATAAAAAGGTAGTTACTGCATCACTGTCCGATTCACCCGTTGTAACAATAGCAAAAGTGCAGCCGGAGAAAAAGAAAAAGTCCTCCAAATGGCAATGGGGCATTCAGGCAGAAGCAGGCTATTCAGGTGTAACGGATGATGGCTTATTCAGTTTGGAAAAAGAAGCGCCGGTGGCAGACCTGGCCGCCGCGCCTCAATTCGGTGGTAATACGATCACTTATGCGCCCCAATTCCCCAGGCCGGTCACCAAGCCGTCTTCCATTACCATGGGCCCCGCTTTCTCTGTTGGTGGATTTGTACAACGTACTCTGTCAAAGCGTTTAAGCCTTTCTGCCGGTTTACAATATAGCTACCTCAGCTCCCGTATGGTGGTAGGTAGTAAAGTGAACAGCAACAGAACGGTGAACCGCGCTCCCTCCACATCGCAGTTGGTGTCGTCTTATTACAATGGCAACTATAGCCAGGAGTATACGAATAAATATCATTTTATAGAACTGCCCATCACCTTACATACCCGGTTGAATAAAGGCAAACGGTTACCGCTTGTATGGGATGCCGGTTTCTCTGTATCAAAATTACTTACCACTACAGCCCTGCATTATGATGGCCTGGGCGGAGTGTATTATGAAGACAATGCACTATTCAATAAACTGCAATGGGCGGTTTCTACCGGTTTTAATTTTGGATTGTTCCCGCAGTCCAAACATCCGGTAATGATAGGGCCTATGATACGTTATAACGTCAGCGACTTGCTTAAAAAGGATTATGCGATCGGCCAGTATTTATGGTCAGCGGGTCTGCGGGCAAGCGTCCTGATTAAAAAATAA
- a CDS encoding LVIVD repeat-containing protein, producing MTWKNQNYLLWVTSALLLLSLSSCFKDHCTRTYTLYAPVYKTLTEVRQGMKNQPARALEYPGKLYIYGNYIFLNEQEKGIHIIDNSNPAAPRNIAFINIPGNVDLAVKGNTLYADSWGDLVAFDISNPQDIIAKSFLDNVFPHRRMYYAYYNYNPNNPNAPVNPDSVKVIVDWTSRDTTIECESYQHLYETYYSLASADQSGSFASKNLGGGQGGSMARFTLVNDYLYTVTSYSLNTFDVSTPQQPVLSGTTNIGGGIETIYPFKGKLFIGSTAGMFVYDISSPAAPVKTAAFAHVSSCDPVIADDKYAYVTLRSGTACQGFTNQLDVLELGNNFTAPTLIKTYPMTNPHGLAKDGNLLFICDGKDGLKIYDAANVGAIKLLKKIDDIETFDVIVFDKRALVVAKDGLYQYNYANTGNIKLLSKINLNRKQ from the coding sequence ATGACGTGGAAGAATCAAAACTACCTGTTATGGGTAACGTCTGCGCTATTATTGCTGTCACTCAGCAGTTGTTTCAAAGACCATTGCACACGTACCTACACGCTTTACGCGCCTGTATATAAAACGCTTACCGAGGTAAGGCAGGGTATGAAGAACCAGCCGGCGCGGGCATTGGAATATCCTGGTAAATTATACATCTACGGAAATTATATCTTTCTGAACGAGCAGGAAAAGGGTATCCATATCATTGATAACAGCAACCCTGCGGCGCCTAGGAATATTGCCTTCATTAATATCCCGGGTAATGTTGACCTGGCAGTAAAAGGCAATACCTTGTATGCCGATTCCTGGGGCGACCTCGTAGCCTTTGATATCAGTAATCCACAGGACATAATAGCTAAGAGCTTTCTTGATAATGTGTTCCCGCATCGTAGAATGTACTATGCCTATTATAATTATAACCCCAATAACCCCAATGCTCCGGTCAATCCTGATTCAGTAAAAGTTATTGTTGACTGGACATCAAGGGATACTACAATAGAATGTGAATCTTACCAACACCTGTATGAAACTTACTATTCACTGGCGAGTGCTGATCAGTCCGGTAGCTTTGCTTCCAAGAACCTGGGTGGTGGGCAAGGTGGTTCCATGGCCAGGTTTACCCTCGTCAACGATTATCTGTACACGGTGACCAGCTACTCGCTCAATACTTTTGATGTATCCACACCACAGCAGCCTGTATTGTCGGGCACAACCAATATCGGCGGAGGTATAGAAACGATCTACCCGTTCAAAGGCAAATTGTTCATAGGGTCTACGGCTGGCATGTTCGTCTATGATATATCCAGCCCTGCTGCACCGGTTAAAACAGCTGCCTTTGCCCATGTCAGTAGCTGTGATCCGGTAATAGCTGATGATAAATATGCTTACGTAACACTGCGTTCCGGAACAGCCTGCCAGGGTTTCACCAACCAACTGGATGTCCTTGAACTGGGCAATAACTTTACCGCTCCCACACTAATCAAAACCTATCCTATGACCAATCCGCATGGGCTGGCCAAAGACGGTAACCTGTTATTCATCTGTGATGGTAAAGATGGCCTCAAGATATATGATGCCGCCAACGTGGGCGCTATCAAACTGCTGAAGAAAATTGATGATATCGAGACTTTTGATGTCATCGTTTTCGACAAGCGTGCGCTGGTAGTGGCCAAAGACGGATTGTATCAGTACAACTATGCCAACACAGGTAATATTAAACTGCTCAGCAAAATTAACCTGAATAGAAAACAATAA
- the queG gene encoding tRNA epoxyqueuosine(34) reductase QueG produces the protein MLKTEQHTALIKSYAAQLGFDYCGIARAQRLEEDARRLENWLHQGMHGSMQYMENHFELRIDPTKLVPGAQSVITLLLNYYPAEQQEPESLKVSKYAYGKDYHEVIREKLNKLLALIKLHIGEVHGRGFVDSAPVLERAWAQRSGLGWVGRNGNLLTKQAGSFFFIATLITDLPLQYDDPFAKDYCGTCRKCIDACPTDAILDNKVVDGSKCISYFTIELKEKLIPGDMKNKFDNWFFGCDTCQDVCPWNRFSRPTHEIEFTPIPELLNFTTAEWQSLTEDSFKKIFRHSPLKRSKFQGIQRNLTFLQNTSHGEAAGE, from the coding sequence ATGCTTAAAACTGAGCAACATACCGCGCTTATTAAATCTTATGCTGCACAGCTTGGGTTTGATTATTGCGGCATAGCCCGGGCGCAGCGGCTGGAGGAGGATGCCCGGCGGCTGGAAAACTGGCTGCATCAAGGTATGCATGGCTCCATGCAATACATGGAAAATCATTTTGAGCTAAGGATAGACCCAACAAAGCTGGTACCCGGCGCCCAGTCGGTCATTACCCTGCTGTTGAATTATTATCCGGCGGAACAACAGGAACCGGAATCGCTCAAAGTTTCCAAATACGCCTACGGAAAAGACTACCATGAAGTGATCCGGGAGAAACTCAATAAGCTGCTGGCCTTAATAAAACTACACATCGGGGAAGTACATGGAAGAGGCTTTGTGGATTCGGCGCCTGTATTGGAGCGGGCATGGGCCCAGCGCAGCGGGCTGGGCTGGGTGGGCAGGAATGGTAACCTGCTTACCAAACAAGCCGGTTCCTTTTTCTTTATCGCCACCCTTATTACCGATCTTCCTTTGCAATATGATGATCCTTTTGCGAAAGATTATTGCGGCACCTGCCGTAAGTGTATTGACGCCTGCCCCACTGATGCCATACTGGACAATAAGGTAGTGGATGGCAGTAAATGTATTTCCTATTTTACGATTGAGCTGAAAGAAAAGCTGATCCCCGGGGATATGAAGAATAAGTTTGACAACTGGTTCTTTGGTTGTGATACCTGCCAGGATGTATGTCCGTGGAACCGGTTTTCCCGGCCTACCCATGAAATTGAATTCACGCCTATCCCTGAATTGCTCAACTTTACCACTGCCGAATGGCAGTCGCTCACGGAAGATTCCTTTAAAAAGATCTTCCGGCATTCTCCGCTCAAGCGTTCCAAATTCCAGGGTATACAACGTAACTTAACCTTTTTACAAAACACATCGCATGGAGAAGCCGCTGGTGAATAA
- a CDS encoding DUF2911 domain-containing protein: MKKLLFLAAIAIATTTLFSTDASAQGAPKSPHDTVTVKDIKVTYGRPSKRGREIFGGLEKYGKVWRTGANQATEITFAKDVTFGGKPVKAGTYTLFTIPNEKEWTVILNSQLKQWGAYKYDEIKGSDVLQVTVPVKKLDKVVEQHTIRFTPKNDLIIEWDQTQITVPIKA; the protein is encoded by the coding sequence ATGAAAAAGCTATTGTTCCTTGCTGCCATCGCCATTGCTACTACTACACTTTTCTCAACCGATGCTTCCGCGCAGGGCGCTCCAAAAAGTCCGCATGACACTGTAACTGTGAAAGATATAAAGGTTACCTATGGCCGTCCCTCTAAAAGAGGACGTGAAATTTTCGGCGGATTGGAAAAGTACGGAAAGGTTTGGCGTACCGGCGCCAACCAGGCTACTGAGATCACTTTTGCCAAAGACGTAACCTTCGGCGGTAAACCGGTAAAAGCAGGCACTTATACTTTATTTACTATCCCCAATGAAAAGGAATGGACAGTGATCCTCAACAGCCAGTTGAAACAGTGGGGTGCTTATAAATACGACGAGATCAAGGGTAGTGATGTACTGCAAGTAACAGTGCCCGTTAAGAAGCTGGACAAAGTGGTAGAACAGCATACCATCCGTTTTACACCCAAGAATGACCTGATCATCGAGTGGGACCAAACACAGATAACTGTGCCCATTAAAGCATAA